The proteins below come from a single Cylindrospermopsis raciborskii Cr2010 genomic window:
- a CDS encoding GUN4 domain-containing protein → MNRKKLTQLITIAILVTFITIFYPFITIALTTKEIGAIAERVTVRLSGPDQGSGVIINKNGNTYTVLTNSHVFQYKGAFEIITYDGRKYQSNNVTEIPNLDLATLQFNSDQEYQVVALGDSNTVTIGQVVYISGFPSKQDFTFRFDGISRILKKPRDGGYSLVYRIGALKGMSGGPILDENGKLVGIHGLTHSQSLGDGRGTPEEYGIPLQTFLNAPPPTPSRYTRLETLLKAQNFREADEETDRVMLAVANRQSEGWLRIEDAENFPCQELRTIDNLWLKYSQGKFGISVQQEIYKNLGGTKQFDVNVWRSFGDRVGWRKQGSWLDYKDLNFSLSAPTGQLPLYRMIFISILINSLTDMDSRLPSRASLLSRHVECNP, encoded by the coding sequence ATGAACCGCAAAAAACTTACCCAACTAATCACTATTGCAATTCTTGTCACCTTTATTACCATATTCTATCCATTTATTACTATTGCCCTAACTACCAAAGAAATCGGCGCGATCGCTGAAAGGGTGACTGTTCGCCTTAGCGGTCCCGACCAAGGTTCAGGTGTAATTATCAATAAAAATGGTAACACTTACACAGTATTAACCAATTCCCATGTTTTTCAGTATAAAGGCGCATTTGAAATTATCACCTACGATGGGAGAAAATACCAATCAAATAACGTAACAGAAATACCTAATCTTGATTTAGCCACCCTTCAATTTAACAGTGACCAAGAATATCAAGTAGTGGCATTGGGTGACTCTAATACTGTAACCATAGGGCAGGTAGTTTATATTAGTGGGTTTCCTTCTAAACAAGACTTTACCTTTAGATTTGATGGAATCTCCCGGATTTTAAAAAAACCAAGAGACGGGGGATATAGCTTGGTATATAGAATAGGAGCATTAAAAGGAATGAGTGGAGGTCCCATCCTAGATGAGAATGGTAAATTAGTAGGTATTCATGGGCTAACCCACAGTCAAAGCCTAGGAGATGGACGCGGTACACCGGAAGAATATGGAATTCCACTTCAGACCTTTTTAAATGCACCACCCCCCACACCGAGCAGGTACACAAGATTAGAAACCCTATTAAAAGCTCAAAACTTTAGAGAAGCAGATGAAGAAACAGACAGAGTAATGTTAGCAGTAGCTAACAGACAAAGCGAGGGTTGGTTGAGAATAGAAGATGCAGAAAATTTTCCCTGTCAAGAATTGCGCACCATTGATAATCTGTGGTTAAAATATAGTCAGGGTAAATTTGGTATATCTGTCCAACAAGAAATATACAAAAACCTGGGGGGAACAAAACAATTTGATGTGAATGTATGGAGATCCTTCGGAGACAGGGTAGGATGGAGAAAACAAGGTTCATGGCTCGATTACAAAGATTTAAACTTTTCATTATCCGCACCAACGGGTCAACTCCCTTTGTATCGGATGATATTTATCAGTATCTTGATAAACTCCCTTACGGATATGGATAGTCGGCTTCCCTCCAGGGCTTCCCTCCTGTCAAGACATGTAGAGTGTAACCCATAA
- a CDS encoding GUN4 domain-containing protein: MNDLPRQKLKEIIIQYGRDLCDNPKRCGAFLNDYCGQYRREIFLLISALKQGVAKDLLNSGNIPVEVLLGRLINQMQNDLGLTKEAAQYAVESWAQVLDKMPQITTLQKTRRAEQKQETTSSVPTPSRYTQLETLLKAKKFKEADEETRSVMLAVANRQSERWLRVEDAENFPCEELRTIDNLWLKYSEGKFGISVQQEIYKNLGGTKQYDERRNLKLKTMNLMAEQKQETTSSVPTPSRYTQLETLLKAKKFKEADEETRSVMLAVANRQSNGYLRVEDAENFPCKELRTIDNLWLKYSQGKFGISVQQEIYKNLGGTKQFNLKVWESFGDRIGWRSGGSWLYSSGLNFSLSAPTGQLPTCRVGVCCVLVFGGFLCGFGKCGWSSLLSRHVE; this comes from the coding sequence ATGAATGATTTACCTCGTCAAAAACTCAAGGAAATTATTATTCAATATGGTCGCGACTTATGTGACAATCCAAAACGTTGTGGAGCATTCCTGAATGACTACTGTGGACAATATAGACGAGAAATATTTTTGCTTATCAGTGCTTTAAAACAAGGTGTGGCAAAAGACCTACTCAATTCTGGCAACATTCCTGTTGAAGTGCTATTAGGTAGATTAATTAACCAAATGCAGAATGATTTGGGTTTAACAAAAGAAGCTGCCCAATATGCAGTTGAAAGTTGGGCCCAGGTTTTAGATAAGATGCCTCAAATAACCACACTACAAAAAACTAGAAGGGCTGAGCAGAAACAAGAAACAACATCTTCAGTACCTACACCTAGCAGGTACACACAATTAGAAACCTTATTAAAAGCTAAAAAATTTAAAGAAGCAGATGAAGAAACAAGGAGTGTAATGTTAGCAGTAGCTAACAGACAAAGCGAGCGTTGGTTAAGAGTGGAAGATGCGGAAAATTTTCCTTGTGAAGAGTTGCGCACCATTGACAATCTGTGGTTAAAATATAGTGAGGGTAAATTTGGTATCTCTGTCCAACAAGAAATATACAAAAACCTGGGCGGGACAAAACAATATGATGAGAGAAGAAACCTAAAATTAAAAACAATGAACCTTATGGCTGAGCAGAAACAAGAAACAACATCTTCAGTACCTACACCTAGCAGGTACACACAATTAGAAACCTTATTAAAAGCTAAAAAATTTAAAGAAGCAGATGAAGAAACAAGGAGTGTAATGTTAGCAGTAGCTAACAGACAAAGCAATGGTTATTTAAGAGTGGAAGATGCAGAAAATTTTCCTTGTAAGGAATTGCGCACCATTGATAATTTGTGGTTAAAATATAGTCAGGGTAAATTTGGTATCTCTGTCCAACAAGAAATATACAAAAACTTAGGCGGCACAAAACAATTTAATTTAAAGGTATGGGAATCCTTCGGAGATAGAATTGGATGGAGGTCAGGAGGTTCATGGCTGTACAGTAGCGGCTTAAACTTTTCACTATCCGCACCAACGGGTCAACTCCCCACGTGTCGTGTCGGTGTTTGTTGCGTGTTAGTATTTGGGGGTTTTTTATGTGGGTTTGGGAAATGTGGGTGGTCTTCCCTCCTGTCAAGACATGTAGAGTAG
- a CDS encoding tyrosine-type recombinase/integrase, producing MSTISVLSNPSTTITKEDSITNAINQWLYGKSTHSKRSYNRVIRSYISYLDDIHIANSTAAHFRDYQEYLYQSGKTINTINTYTNIIKSFFTFLRDESVLPTNITHRVKSPKPVSALRERILTRAEVDAMITLETNTRNRLILELLFFCGLRVSELTILLWADIKDNGSTAYVHITGKGNKQRTLIIPPLLWTSLKSHKTTNESPVFKSRKGGKNLTQKAVWDIVRTASKRIGISASPHWLRHTHATLALHNGADINQVSTSLGHSSVATTTKYLHARPNDCSSLYL from the coding sequence TTGTCTACCATCTCTGTCTTGTCTAACCCCTCTACTACAATTACCAAAGAAGATTCTATTACTAATGCTATTAATCAATGGTTATATGGTAAATCTACACACTCTAAAAGAAGCTATAATAGGGTAATTCGTAGTTACATATCTTATTTAGATGATATCCATATAGCTAATTCTACTGCTGCTCATTTTAGAGATTACCAGGAATATCTCTATCAATCTGGTAAAACTATTAATACTATTAACACTTACACCAATATAATAAAATCCTTCTTTACTTTTCTTAGAGATGAGAGTGTACTTCCTACTAATATCACCCATCGTGTTAAATCTCCTAAGCCTGTCTCTGCTTTACGTGAAAGAATTTTAACTCGAGCAGAAGTAGATGCTATGATTACATTAGAAACTAATACACGTAATCGACTTATCTTAGAGCTATTATTCTTTTGTGGACTTAGAGTTAGTGAATTAACTATACTTCTCTGGGCAGATATTAAAGATAATGGTTCTACTGCTTATGTTCATATTACTGGTAAAGGTAACAAACAACGCACTTTAATCATTCCTCCTTTACTATGGACATCTTTAAAGTCGCATAAAACTACTAATGAGTCTCCTGTATTTAAATCTCGCAAGGGTGGTAAAAATCTTACACAAAAAGCTGTTTGGGATATTGTTCGCACTGCTTCTAAAAGAATTGGTATCAGCGCCAGTCCCCATTGGCTCCGCCACACTCATGCTACCTTAGCTTTACACAATGGTGCTGATATTAATCAAGTTTCTACATCTTTAGGTCATTCTTCTGTTGCTACTACAACTAAATATCTACATGCCCGACCTAATGATTGTAGTAGTCTTTATCTATAG
- a CDS encoding vWA domain-containing protein, giving the protein MLNDRDYTLIIDKSGSMSTRDQRGGKTRWEIAQESTIALARKCEEFDPDGITVYVFSGRFKRYENVTAAKVAQIFQENDPVGATNLAGVLLDATNQYFQRKASGQAKPNGETILVITDGEPDDRKAVFEVVIKASRKMDKDEELAISLIQVGRDPQATKFLKTLDDQLQSVGAKFDICDTVTLDELEEMSLTEVLMNAITD; this is encoded by the coding sequence ATGTTGAACGATCGCGACTATACGCTAATCATTGATAAAAGTGGGAGCATGTCAACTCGAGATCAACGGGGTGGAAAAACCAGATGGGAAATAGCCCAAGAATCTACCATAGCCCTAGCCAGAAAGTGTGAGGAATTTGACCCAGATGGTATTACTGTTTATGTATTTTCCGGTAGATTTAAACGATACGAAAATGTGACAGCAGCAAAGGTTGCCCAAATATTTCAAGAAAATGATCCTGTTGGTGCAACCAATTTAGCTGGAGTGCTTTTAGATGCTACTAATCAATATTTTCAACGTAAAGCATCTGGTCAAGCCAAACCGAATGGTGAAACCATTCTAGTGATTACTGATGGCGAACCGGATGATCGGAAAGCAGTTTTTGAAGTAGTTATTAAGGCCTCTCGCAAAATGGATAAAGATGAGGAATTAGCAATTTCTCTAATTCAAGTAGGTAGGGATCCGCAAGCTACAAAATTTCTCAAAACTCTCGATGACCAGTTACAAAGTGTAGGAGCTAAATTTGATATTTGTGACACTGTGACTTTAGATGAGTTAGAAGAAATGAGTTTAACAGAAGTTTTAATGAATGCGATTACTGATTAG
- a CDS encoding GUN4 domain-containing protein: MSNKATYLTTPFNNSTKILPNFLGHDLEAISNALIKRQESLKKDEFETTQAFNQRVIKEGLKPILGTINVDSTLAFVLSDKFESSYNADLSLFRIEIPKSDYTEFTWKSKTFNYRTYKASNAFGATIDVSSWDRESFSIKPDRKSNEQTITLRISSNLAKKLKENFRIIFISKIEGYSPVKRQIGRSNATFDNPYSISYSDTSLNVKILEFKIFDKTTGKVYYSGTLYPPINYTKLETLLKAQNFREADEETARVMLAVANRQSEGWLRIEDAENFPCQELRTIDNLWLKYSQGKFGISVQQEIYKNLGGTKQFDVNVWRSFGDRVGWRKQGSWLDYKDLNFSLSAPTGHLFVGGGVGWEGGLWGRWGGVMGSRKIFPPVKTCRV, encoded by the coding sequence ATGTCAAACAAAGCGACTTATCTTACTACGCCTTTCAATAACTCAACCAAAATACTACCAAATTTTCTTGGGCATGATCTTGAAGCCATTTCAAACGCGTTAATTAAAAGACAGGAGTCTTTGAAAAAGGATGAATTTGAAACTACACAAGCATTTAATCAAAGAGTAATCAAAGAAGGACTTAAACCAATACTTGGAACAATCAATGTTGATAGTACCTTAGCTTTTGTTCTGTCAGATAAGTTTGAGTCATCCTACAATGCTGATTTAAGTTTATTTCGTATAGAAATACCTAAAAGTGATTATACAGAATTTACGTGGAAGTCAAAGACATTTAACTACAGAACGTATAAAGCTTCTAATGCTTTTGGAGCTACAATAGATGTTAGTAGTTGGGATAGGGAATCATTTAGTATAAAGCCGGACAGGAAAAGTAACGAACAAACTATTACACTTAGAATAAGTTCTAATTTAGCTAAAAAACTTAAAGAGAATTTTAGGATAATATTTATTTCCAAAATAGAAGGATACAGCCCTGTAAAAAGGCAAATAGGACGCTCTAATGCAACCTTTGATAACCCTTATAGTATATCATATTCTGATACTTCCTTAAATGTGAAGATATTAGAATTCAAGATTTTTGATAAAACAACTGGTAAAGTCTACTATTCTGGAACATTGTATCCACCAATCAATTACACAAAATTAGAAACCCTATTAAAAGCTCAAAACTTTAGAGAAGCAGATGAAGAAACAGCCAGAGTAATGTTAGCAGTAGCTAACAGACAAAGCGAGGGTTGGTTGAGAATAGAAGATGCAGAAAATTTTCCCTGTCAAGAATTGCGCACCATTGATAATTTGTGGTTAAAATATAGTCAGGGTAAATTTGGTATATCTGTCCAACAAGAAATATACAAAAACCTGGGGGGAACAAAACAATTTGATGTAAATGTATGGAGATCCTTCGGAGACAGGGTGGGATGGAGAAAACAAGGTTCATGGCTCGATTACAAAGATTTAAACTTTTCATTATCCGCACCAACGGGTCACCTCTTTGTTGGTGGTGGGGTGGGGTGGGAAGGGGGTTTGTGGGGGAGGTGGGGAGGGGTGATGGGTAGTAGGAAGATCTTCCCTCCTGTCAAGACATGTAGAGTGTAA
- a CDS encoding transposase — MSRKPRKLEAGYCYHITIRCNNREFRLTKLECRQVLIYAIKKAIDKYNFRMYGLCLMSNHIHYLIEPLQPSDLPKIMHWLNWYTALCFNQMLNRTGHFWEKRYHSTGFAMSDKKRALNTLRYIHGNPKAAGIQQGMFYDFSNYGVHERLGSDGVTTWHPAFLALGKTLDECASIYKGFCQKYRPQPKKVEKNRWGSKLLAGMKPNQKKKGTSPGQLKLFWDELDITNEEIIKAATIFVKANCYTPNPKNK, encoded by the coding sequence ATGAGTCGAAAACCAAGAAAATTAGAAGCAGGATACTGCTATCACATTACAATCAGATGTAACAATCGGGAATTTAGACTAACTAAATTAGAATGTCGTCAGGTCTTGATTTATGCAATAAAAAAAGCAATTGACAAGTATAATTTTAGAATGTATGGGTTATGTCTAATGAGTAATCACATACATTATTTAATAGAACCATTACAGCCCTCAGATCTGCCTAAAATTATGCACTGGTTAAATTGGTATACAGCACTGTGCTTTAATCAGATGCTGAATAGAACAGGGCATTTTTGGGAAAAAAGGTATCACAGCACGGGGTTTGCCATGTCAGATAAGAAAAGGGCATTAAACACGCTGAGATATATACACGGCAATCCTAAAGCAGCAGGAATACAACAGGGAATGTTTTATGATTTTAGTAACTATGGAGTACATGAGAGGTTAGGTAGTGATGGGGTAACAACATGGCATCCAGCCTTTTTAGCATTAGGGAAAACTTTAGATGAGTGTGCAAGCATTTATAAAGGATTTTGTCAAAAATATCGTCCTCAACCGAAAAAGGTGGAAAAAAACCGCTGGGGGAGTAAACTTTTGGCGGGGATGAAACCAAATCAAAAAAAGAAGGGAACATCACCGGGACAACTAAAGCTCTTTTGGGATGAGTTAGACATAACTAATGAGGAAATAATAAAGGCAGCAACAATATTTGTCAAGGCAAATTGTTATACACCTAATCCTAAAAATAAATAG
- a CDS encoding serine/threonine-protein kinase has protein sequence MLITWQPGQSIVNDRFTIEEVLGVGGFGITYKAKDRKGELYAIKTLNPTIQNRVDFKEQQVKFINEALTVKGFRHPHIVKVYEVIQEGELFAVLMEYIKGIPLSKYIEENGQLTEVLALKYIDQISQALECVHKDNYLHRDIKPDNILLRNNYKDAVLIDFGLARIISTQSMTNSLTHGYAPIEQYQRKANFGPHTDVYALGATLYYVLTANGLRLKGESSPVPAVNRKYDEEELPEPKSYNPSISKKVNDAIIAAMAINPEQRTKNIEEFRKDLGLIESKSLPKEEVLTVKQPEPQKKEPIKAEKSVESEVIPRRYTKLETLLKAQNFREADEETARVMLAVANRQSEGWLRIEDAENFPCQELRTIDNLWLKYSQGKFGISVQQEIYKNLGGTKSSNERELWRSFESFGDRVGWRKQGSWLDYKDLNFSLSAPTGHLWSPIHLYSPWGG, from the coding sequence ATGTTAATCACTTGGCAACCGGGACAGTCAATCGTTAATGATAGATTTACCATAGAAGAGGTTCTTGGTGTCGGAGGATTTGGCATTACCTATAAAGCTAAAGACCGTAAAGGTGAACTATATGCCATTAAGACCTTAAACCCCACCATACAAAATCGGGTCGATTTTAAAGAGCAACAAGTTAAATTTATCAACGAAGCATTAACAGTAAAGGGCTTTAGGCATCCCCACATAGTTAAAGTCTATGAAGTTATTCAGGAGGGGGAACTTTTTGCCGTATTAATGGAGTATATAAAAGGAATCCCTCTCTCTAAGTATATTGAAGAAAATGGGCAGTTAACTGAAGTATTAGCACTAAAATACATTGACCAAATTAGTCAAGCTCTAGAATGTGTACATAAAGATAACTACTTACATAGGGATATAAAGCCAGATAATATTTTATTGAGAAATAATTATAAAGATGCGGTGCTAATAGATTTTGGACTAGCAAGAATTATATCTACTCAAAGTATGACCAACTCATTAACACATGGTTATGCACCAATAGAACAGTATCAAAGAAAAGCTAATTTTGGACCACATACAGATGTGTATGCTTTAGGGGCAACTCTATATTACGTATTAACGGCTAACGGATTACGGTTAAAGGGGGAATCATCACCAGTCCCAGCAGTAAATCGCAAATATGATGAAGAGGAACTACCAGAACCTAAAAGTTACAATCCTAGTATTAGCAAGAAAGTGAATGATGCCATAATAGCTGCAATGGCTATAAATCCTGAGCAGAGAACGAAAAATATAGAAGAATTTAGAAAAGACTTGGGTTTGATAGAATCTAAATCATTACCAAAAGAGGAAGTTCTAACGGTAAAACAACCAGAACCACAGAAAAAAGAACCAATAAAGGCAGAAAAATCTGTTGAATCAGAGGTGATCCCTAGGAGGTACACAAAATTAGAAACCCTATTAAAAGCTCAAAACTTTAGAGAAGCAGATGAAGAAACAGCCAGAGTAATGTTAGCAGTAGCTAACAGACAAAGCGAGGGTTGGTTGAGAATAGAAGATGCAGAAAATTTTCCCTGTCAAGAATTGCGCACCATTGATAATTTGTGGTTAAAATATAGTCAGGGTAAATTTGGTATATCTGTCCAACAAGAAATATACAAAAACCTGGGGGGAACAAAATCTAGTAATGAACGTGAATTATGGAGATCCTTTGAATCCTTCGGAGACAGGGTGGGATGGAGAAAACAAGGTTCATGGCTCGATTACAAAGATTTAAACTTTTCATTATCCGCACCAACGGGTCACCTCTGGTCACCTATTCACCTTTATTCACCTTGGGGTGGGTAG
- a CDS encoding transposase — MSRKPRKLEAGYCYHITIRCNNREFRLTKLECRQVLIYAIKKAIDKYNFRMYGLCLMSNHIHYLIEPLQPSDLPKIMHWLNWYTALCFNQMLNRTGHFWEKRYHSTGFAMSDKKRALNTLRYIHGNPKAAGIQQGMFYDFSNYGVHERLGSDGVTTWHPAFLALGKTLDECASIYKGFCQKYRPQPKKVEKNRWGSKLLAGMKPNQKKKGTSPGQLKLFWDELDITNEEIIKAATIFVKANCYTPNPKNK, encoded by the coding sequence ATGAGTCGAAAACCAAGAAAATTAGAAGCAGGATACTGCTATCACATTACAATCAGATGTAACAATCGGGAATTTAGACTAACTAAATTAGAATGTCGTCAGGTCTTGATTTATGCAATAAAAAAAGCAATTGACAAGTATAATTTTAGAATGTATGGGTTATGTCTAATGAGTAATCACATACATTATTTAATAGAACCATTACAGCCCTCAGATCTGCCTAAAATTATGCACTGGTTAAATTGGTATACAGCACTGTGCTTTAATCAGATGCTGAATAGAACAGGGCATTTTTGGGAAAAAAGGTATCACAGCACGGGGTTTGCCATGTCAGATAAGAAAAGGGCATTAAACACGCTGAGATATATACACGGCAATCCTAAAGCAGCAGGAATACAACAGGGGATGTTTTATGATTTTAGTAACTATGGAGTACATGAGAGGTTAGGTAGTGATGGGGTAACAACATGGCATCCAGCCTTTTTAGCATTAGGGAAAACTTTAGATGAGTGTGCAAGCATTTATAAAGGATTTTGTCAAAAATATCGTCCTCAACCGAAAAAGGTGGAAAAAAACCGCTGGGGGAGTAAACTTTTGGCGGGGATGAAACCAAATCAAAAAAAGAAGGGAACATCACCAGGACAGCTAAAGCTTTTTTGGGATGAGTTAGACATAACTAATGAGGAAATAATAAAGGCAGCAACAATATTTGTCAAGGCAAATTGTTATACACCTAATCCTAAAAATAAATAG
- a CDS encoding transposase family protein, whose translation MQRRFPDVKEVIVDGTERPVQRPQNRERQKEYYSGKKKRHTCKQITVSTREKRVIILTKTRAGKVHDKRLLHESEIVQYIPDEVAIEGDLGFHGLEKEFVNVHLPHKKPKGKELTQQQKEENRELSRQRVVCEHAHSGIKRYNCVHSVYRNRVTDFDDQLMLVSAGLWNFYLDAA comes from the coding sequence ATGCAACGCCGGTTTCCAGATGTGAAGGAGGTGATTGTGGATGGTACGGAGCGTCCAGTCCAGCGTCCTCAAAACCGAGAACGCCAAAAAGAGTATTACTCTGGCAAGAAAAAGCGGCATACATGCAAGCAGATTACAGTCAGCACAAGGGAGAAACGAGTGATTATTCTGACGAAAACCAGAGCAGGTAAAGTGCATGACAAACGGCTACTCCATGAATCAGAGATAGTGCAATACATTCCTGATGAAGTAGCAATAGAGGGAGATTTGGGTTTTCATGGGTTGGAGAAAGAATTTGTCAATGTCCATTTACCACACAAGAAACCGAAAGGTAAGGAGTTAACACAGCAGCAAAAGGAGGAGAATCGAGAACTCAGTCGTCAGCGAGTTGTGTGTGAGCACGCTCACTCTGGAATTAAGAGATATAACTGTGTACATTCTGTATATAGGAATCGTGTGACCGATTTTGATGATCAATTGATGTTGGTCAGTGCAGGGCTATGGAACTTCTATTTAGATGCAGCATAA
- a CDS encoding asparagine synthetase B family protein produces MCGITGYWTKSIRITGYWTKSINSQELELIAQQMSKPLYHRGPDDGGTWTDKRAGIALAHRRLSIVDLSPLGKQPMASSDGRYILVFNGEIYNFSQLRQELIGLGHTFRGHSDTEVILASFCQWGIKSAVERFVALHNRGMN; encoded by the coding sequence ATGTGTGGAATTACTGGTTATTGGACTAAATCAATTAGAATTACTGGTTATTGGACTAAATCAATTAACAGTCAAGAGTTGGAGTTGATTGCCCAGCAAATGTCCAAGCCTCTCTACCATCGAGGACCTGATGACGGGGGAACATGGACAGATAAAAGAGCAGGGATAGCCCTAGCACACCGCCGCCTATCCATAGTGGACCTTTCTCCCCTAGGGAAACAACCTATGGCATCATCTGATGGTCGCTATATTCTGGTATTCAATGGTGAAATTTATAACTTTTCCCAGCTGCGCCAGGAACTGATTGGGCTAGGTCATACTTTTCGTGGACACTCTGATACAGAAGTAATTCTAGCTTCATTCTGTCAATGGGGAATTAAATCCGCAGTAGAAAGATTTGTGGCGTTGCATAATAGAGGTATGAATTGA
- a CDS encoding glycosyltransferase family 4 protein: MVPTLPKYDLLWIEKECFPWLPAWFEKNIFLKNIPYVLDYDDAVFHNYDQHPNFLVRYLLANKHPDLICSSALVIAGNSYLAQFARTAGSENVAVVPTVIDLNKYHCVNSVRKNHLPCIGWIGQRSTAKHLRMLSPLLNQLSVQDKSRCLAIGINTRELQIPMESVPWSEETEVGLISKLDIGIMPLDNSSFSRGKCGYKLIQYMACGLPVVASPIGVNTQIVEHGVNGFLATTLSEWEDALEKLLSNPDLRFKMGQAGRQKVEREYCIQVTAPKVLELLKRY, from the coding sequence ATGGTTCCGACACTTCCTAAGTATGATCTTCTATGGATTGAAAAAGAGTGTTTTCCCTGGTTACCTGCTTGGTTTGAAAAGAATATCTTCTTGAAGAACATACCATACGTCCTTGATTATGATGACGCTGTTTTCCATAATTATGATCAACACCCTAACTTTTTAGTTAGATATCTGCTTGCTAATAAACATCCGGACTTGATTTGCAGTTCTGCACTCGTTATTGCTGGCAACTCTTACTTGGCACAATTTGCCCGCACTGCAGGTTCGGAGAATGTTGCAGTCGTACCTACAGTAATAGATCTGAACAAATATCATTGTGTAAATTCCGTAAGAAAAAACCACTTACCCTGTATCGGTTGGATTGGTCAAAGATCTACAGCAAAGCATCTCCGTATGCTATCTCCTCTACTCAACCAATTATCAGTTCAAGATAAAAGTCGATGCCTTGCTATTGGAATTAATACTCGTGAACTGCAAATTCCCATGGAATCAGTTCCATGGAGTGAGGAAACGGAAGTCGGTCTCATAAGTAAGCTTGATATTGGCATCATGCCACTTGATAATTCTTCATTCAGTCGCGGCAAGTGTGGGTACAAGTTAATTCAATATATGGCCTGTGGATTGCCAGTGGTCGCCTCCCCTATTGGTGTGAATACTCAGATTGTCGAGCATGGTGTTAATGGTTTTTTAGCAACCACTCTTTCAGAGTGGGAAGATGCTCTGGAGAAATTGTTATCTAATCCAGATCTGAGGTTTAAGATGGGACAAGCTGGTCGGCAAAAGGTTGAACGTGAGTATTGTATTCAAGTAACTGCACCAAAAGTATTAGAACTTTTAAAAAGATATTAA
- a CDS encoding class I SAM-dependent methyltransferase has product MIDKNNVIGCLDNKYPVTIELGCGSRKRHPEAIGIDILDAPCVDIVGDIYEVLVCFKTGTVSQVYSYHFIEHIPDLFLLMKELERIVKPGGSIELVAPHFSNPYFYSDPTHQRFFGLYTFCYLSTGSPFFRQVPTYNMNLKFKTEKVDLIFKSAPPFYIRHGFKLLLGTFFNSCIYMKEFYEENLCYIFPCYEVRYLISRISGVAESWDDLPKFSTIFQ; this is encoded by the coding sequence ATGATCGATAAGAACAACGTTATTGGCTGTTTAGATAACAAATATCCTGTTACAATTGAACTAGGATGCGGCTCACGAAAAAGACATCCTGAAGCAATTGGAATTGACATTTTAGATGCACCTTGTGTTGACATTGTTGGTGATATTTACGAGGTTTTAGTTTGCTTTAAGACCGGTACTGTTAGCCAAGTTTATTCCTATCATTTTATCGAACATATTCCAGATCTGTTTCTGTTGATGAAAGAGTTAGAAAGGATCGTTAAACCAGGTGGCAGCATAGAGCTAGTAGCACCTCATTTTTCAAATCCTTATTTTTATTCAGATCCAACCCATCAAAGATTTTTCGGACTTTATACTTTTTGTTATTTGTCCACGGGGTCACCCTTTTTTCGACAGGTTCCTACTTATAATATGAACCTAAAATTTAAAACTGAAAAAGTCGATCTTATTTTTAAGTCAGCGCCCCCTTTTTATATAAGACATGGATTTAAACTGTTGCTGGGTACTTTTTTTAACTCATGTATCTATATGAAGGAGTTTTATGAAGAAAACCTGTGTTACATATTTCCTTGCTATGAAGTTCGCTATCTAATTAGTAGAATTAGCGGCGTTGCTGAATCATGGGATGATTTACCCAAATTTTCAACGATTTTTCAATGA